actagctTTCGGTATGTTGCTTGCATGTACATACGAGTATAAAAGCCAACTGTATGCAACTTATGTTTAGACTAAGATTAAGACTACGAAACGCTGTACTGCCCAGGGTGTCTTTGCGCGCATAATAAACCATCTCTTTGACTATTCCCTGTCTCTTGGTCTCCTGATTCTTCAAGCATCTTACTTCTGGTGAAGCTGAAGCAATTTTGATCATCCTTTTACATCAGTTCCTGGGTGAGTGGGTCATCCTATCCAAAGAACTAGTTGGATGTTTGATGAATCACTTTAGTGAAGCTAGCTAAAATAAGACAGTTCGACTTAAAATAAGTTTAGTCAAAGTTTCTCGATCgaataagttgcattttttatGTTGGTAATGACAATGAGTGTTCAGGATTCTAAGGGTGTTGGAGAGCCTTCCTCAACAGTTGTTTTCTTGCCTTATGCTAATAACAATAGTTTTGGGAAAGAGCTAGGGTAAATGCTAGATAAAatgtgtggaaagaaaaaaattaaactaagTAAAGATCTTGGTATTTCAGAACAGACAGTGTGGCGTAGAGCAATGCTTTTCAGCTTTGGAGAACTGTGTCAATCGTAAAGACCCTGAGGCAGCTGAGCAAGTGTTTAGACAATGGCATGTTTTCCTAATGCAAGATAGGGATGAGGAAATGCAGGAATGTGCTAATCATAAATGTACCACTGTCTCCACTCAAAAAACTTGTGAGCAGCTCCAACGTGCTAATAACTTTCTCCAGGCTAAAGTCAAGGctttggaaaaacaaacattgtCTTTGACAAAACTGATCAAACCAAAGAGGGTGTGTCTATCTCTTAAGCGTTTTAAAAGTAAGTAAAAACGGCGGTCTTCGAGCTCAATAGCTCAGTCAATAGATTGTTAAAAATTTATCTAGTGTTACCTGCCTTGGTTTATGCAATCACCTCTTTCACTCATATTGGTTTGCTAGTTATACTATCAGTATAACAAGCTAGCAACTGCAAAGTACTCCACACTGATGGTCTGTTACAACAGTTTACAGCAGACTAGCCCCTGAGTGGCATGACTGAAAATCATTCAACTGAAAATCATTCGCCCTATCATGCACAGAtcgtgagtttgaatcccaatgATGTCACAGCCATCCGTGGATGATGACACTTTCAGACGTGCTCTCTGGTTTGGATTGTGGAATTGGTCAAAGTAAATTTGGAAGACAATTGGAAGGCACCCAGCAGAACAAGACAGGAATACTTCAAGTGCATGTTGGAAAGCGTGTTTATGAGCCTTGGCATATCATATCCAATACATCAACAACAGCCTCTTATTTATCAAATAACTCCTTTCAAACACATTTATTGTAAAGAAAAATATTGGGGGGGGATATTAAGGTCAACTGGACTATTTTGAGACTATTCCCGAAAAATTATTTGTGGAGATGTAACAAAGTGTAAGTTTGGGGTCCCATCCCATTCTCTAACACGAGAATGGGCGGGGTTAAATATATACCGCAGCTAACCACTAGAGGGCCTTAGAGACATTTGGCTTCACTTTTGAAACCTGTTAGGACATACACAGTCTGCATATACAGTCATTGGTGGGCTAATTGTAACAAGCCCAGCTGTAGATTCATGATGATTCAAGCTGAAGATAAATACCTGACAGTTGTATCAGGTGAATACACATTCATTTCAAATAATATCTTTAAGCCCGTTTCCGTGAGGCCTCCGCAATATGTCATCCGAAGCCGTGTTACACAAAAGGACTGATGACAGAACCATAAGTTtcgtgcgttttttttttctttgaataaaataaaatggacttGAACATTGAATAAAATGGGCTTGACAGGTCCTTAAtctgtgagtatgtgtgtgttaatttgtcccgatattatttacatttatactatTTTACAAacgtccttatccagagcaacttagaGATATCCGCTtgccccaaacacacacacacacacacacaatagattAGGCTCACGTAACATGAGGTGCAAACTTTTCTATGTAAATAAAGTACTGCCAGATACAAAAATTTTTATAATGGAGTCCACCAGACATAGTGCTATGTTCAGACATATTCTGCCCAAGAACTGAATTCAGACATGCTGGTGAGCTCTTACAACTTTGTCTCATATATAGGCAATTTGTTGGCCATTTTGTTGCCTGCAATGGAACAGTTGCTCCAATCTGCGTCTATCAATCCCTCTGTGAAAGAACTCTTGGCAGTGGGAGACCTAGGCCAGGATACAGGGTGGCTCTCTCCAATGAGTCCTGTGGAACCTGTCCATGAAGGACTAGGCCTGCTGGAGATTATGCTTTATATCCAGAACATTGTTCATTGGGCAACAACATCATCAAACCCATAGGACCTGATGACAATGTCTCAGAGGTACAAACTTCAGTCCTCTCGGCAGCCTCCAACCTTTTCAGATGTAAGGGACTTGTAATTTTCAGACTCCAGCATAGAGTAGATCCTCTAGTTCAGAGCAAAGGGTTCTAAGGGTAGTGTTTCCATCTGATTCTAAATTTGTTTCATGTGTTAAGGTTATCTGATGTTATTCATGCTGTGCAGACACAAGTCTGTTACAACGTGAGCATATGGAGAATAGAGCTGTATGGAAATTGTTTGAACTCTGTCCTTCAACCACACATAACTTCCAAAACACTCAactttcatttttgtttgtgaATCTTTATCCAACTCTATCTATAGCAGTGTCACAGAATTCAATATCATTTAAGTCCCAACCCCTTCATTTCAAGTGCTTTAATTTGTTAAAGGAGGTTTGAAAAAAAGGAGACTATCAGGAAAAATAAACTGTCAGTCCTCTCTTCAAACATATCAAATAAAATCAGAACTTTTTAGATTAATAGATCTTAaaccatttaatttatttaatacaatacaaaacatccccacacccTCTAACACACAATAGATTAGGCTCACATAACATGAGGTGCAAACTTTGCTATGTAAATAAAGTACTGCCAGATACAACaaatggtataaaaaaaaatttgatcaaATGGGACATGCAATTAGTGATGTTTTACAAGTGCtcagttattttaaatatttcctTCCATGTTTTCAGGCACTTTGTGGGTTTATTACCAgttatattattttttgtaaataaacccataaatcataaaataaacattgagAACACTGCCATTTTAACATTATCATCACATTGATTATTATAGTGGTTATTATTGCATAGCTTAAAACAGCCTAAAAATCAGTAGGCAAGCCAAtagtattaaatataaaatccaaaatacatTCAccaatttatatatgtataaactTTCATACAACATGTTATCAACTCACATATTTTCTATTATAGAATACATTATGGCATGGCTTTGTTGCATTATTTTCTTGCAATTTTCAAGCATTCCCAGATTATAAATAGTTCATAACAGGACGTCTTGTATTAATTGCAATTTTCTGATAAAAGAAACCCATACCAATAGATTAATTTACATACTGTAACAATATGATGCAGATGTGTCACTGCGTCTCATAAGCTGTGTCAGTAAATTAGAGCTACTGCTAATACAAACTTCTAAATCTGACacagatacatttttttaaagaaaaaaaaaactgttttctgTGTAGAAAGCATCTTTTCCCATTTCCACATAATAATGTGTTGTTATTGTCTTCTTTGGCCTCACAGGCATCTATCAGTCCAGAGTAACTAAAAGCAACAGACAATGAGACTTTCAACCTGCTACCACCTTAACACCAAGGAAATTTCCTGACTAACTATGAGACAAATGTCCAGTGTTAATAAGAAATAATCCAAACCATTTCCCCTTGTGTTTTATCTTGAGTAGGGTATGGAAAAccttatattataataattccTTTAGGCATGTGGGTCATATTCTGGAGTATCAAAGTCTTGGGCTCCCAGCAAGTAGTGTAGGCCTACCTTGAGGACCTGCAGGAAGAGATATGGGTCATACGTGTTTCTGAAACTGAAGGTGATCTTCTCCTTTTCGTAGAGGCTGATCACTCTCTGCTGTCTCACACACCGCGTGCCTGACTGGGCTGACAGTTCAAAGGAGATATTTGTGTGCCCCTGTGACAGGGTCAAGTTGCCTTTGGTGCCATGCCCTTTCACAAGAGCACAGATGTAGAAAACGTAGGGGCCTGCGAGGGGAACCATCACCTCACTGCCATGCTCAAGCGTCAGACTATTGTTCCAGACCACAGTGAAGTTCAAGTAAGTGCTGAATTTCagatctgatgcaaaaaaaaaaaaaaacacacaaaaaaacaacacaaaaacacaatgtgTGTTAGTTAAGTGCGTTATGTTCATTACTTTATTTGTCTAATATTGCTTTAAAATgatcagaaaaccatgaaacacaAGCAAGCCCAATAGCTAAAATTACAACTCGTACCATTGCTCATGTGTGCTTAAAATGTATGCTGCACATGAGTCTCACACCTGTTCATAGGAgagatttcttttttgtttaatactATTTAAGAATAATtacataataatgaaataataatatgaacattATAAAATAGCACCCTGAATTATGCAGAGTAATccatgatgctttttttttcttccataaaCAGGCCAAATACTTAGTTGAGCTTCTcctactgtaaataaaaacaacctaTTTGTGAGGAAAATAATTTTAAGTACAATGTAGTTATTAAAACtatattttgagaaattaaTTTATACATGGGCATTTATGTAATTGTAAATTACCATTTACATTTGTTTCAGAAACAAATTCCAACTATAATGCATTATCTTTAAATGTCTTTAAGACAATGAAGAATAGATATTCAGTTATCTGTGTCATCATACACTCGGAAAAAATATTGCAAAACTTTCCTCATCACTGGGGTGGTACCCTCAAGGGTACTTCTTTAGTACCTGTAATATGTACCAGTGTGGGGAATGTAAGTGGGTGGGAAAATGACCTTTAAatgatttaaggtacataaatggacataatttgtttttagagtaaagctttaaaaaggTACACTACGTGCACATTTGCAGGTAAAAGAAACGTACCAAAGATACAAAATGTGTACTCCAGTGACAAGGGAAGGTACCGTTTAGTGTCCTTATTTTCTTAGAGTCCATTTAATGCTTAATTAGCAAAGGATAACTTCAGTATATTTCAAGCAACAATTAATTTCAACATTTCGTCTGTCCATGTTGTGGTAGCACTTTGATATTTTGCTTCCCACACTATTTCCTACTATTTGCTCACAACAGCCTGTCTTAGAGGTGGGAGGATGGATGTCAAGAGCTGCAGTGTCCATTACGCACAGTCTGGGTAAAGAAGtggaacaaacacacaatcaccTTTCTGCATGTTCAGGTATATTCCTTTGTCCTCAGGAAGTGGTGTTTTATGCTGTCAGACAGAGAAATTACAATTAGTCAGATCaattatttcaggcttttataAGGTAGGGGAAATTAGACACAGAAACTGGCCACAGTCGGAGGTTGGTCTCACAAGTCATAACTATTTGACACAGATATGACAGTGAGGTAAAAGTCATATAGGGCTTTGTGAAATGTCCTGGTGGATAGAGactgataaaataaacaacaaagcATGAAACATCTTACATGTAATATAACAGAAAACTGGTATTTCTAAATGGATCGTTCGAATTGTGTGGTAGATTTTGAGAAATCAGTCATTACATGCGGCACCAGTCATCTCTTCAATCAGTTCTTCTATGTTCTTGTAAATGAAACCCCTGTGCCAAACAGACTTCCTGATCTGGAGCTTTATATCACAATTTATCacaatgttcacacacacattttatatatatatatatatatatatatatatatatatatatatatatatatatatatatatatatatatatgcaatagTGGATATCTATTCTTAGTGCCACGAAACGCAAGTAACAATCAGACTCACTCATTACGCAAACATCCTCACAttcacaaagtgtgtgtgtgtgtgtgtgtgtcctttagCTGTGTTTCTAAAGGTAAAAGGCAGTGTGGGGAAACCCCGTcaccaaaaaaaatcattgcGCGTTTTCACACCCAATACTCGGACATAAAGCATTAAAACAGAACCTGAGCCGAAACAGGACTAAATGTTTGCGCGAGTTGGGTGAGTGTATCTGCGTGAGCATCTTTGCGCTTACCAGAGCTTCCTCTGTGCGCTGGACCTTGTAGAACGTGTACGTGCAGAGCGCGGCGCAGGCGCACGTCAGGATGCCGTGAGCGAAGAGCAGCGCCGGCAGCTTCCTCTGTCCGCGCGTCTCCAGGCCGACGGCGGAGTGGCCGTGCAGCATCCCCGCTTCAGGATCTTTGGTGTCCATAATGAGAACTGGAGCACATCTGAGCAGCATCACACATTTAAAGAGAGTGGGCACCGGGAGGTGGGAGTGGACCGAAAAACCACAAAGATCCCCTTCGGCAAAGCCGACATTTCTCATCATGTGTCGCGATCCACATAGCGCCCAGTTACACAACTACGCATTTCATACAGTTTCATACAGCCTGCGTAAATTCGAAAGAGTGTTTTTTcataatcaaaaaaaaaaaaaacacacaaaaaaactcccTTCTTCATCGCCATAATTTTAGCTGTCAAAGAGTTataaggttatatatatatatatatatatatatatatatatatatatatatatatatatatatatatatatatatatataaaaaagaaaaaataaataaagtatgcaCCCTTGTTATAAAACAGTTATTGGTATCTTAGCGCACTTACTGCCTAATACAatgtttttgggttgttgttttttatttcatcatgcacCCCGCAGAGATGACATCATAGGTGGCATTCAGATGAGTTAAAGATTATATTGATAGCAGATGAGTAATGGCCAAATGCTGTCCCACACTTACCATTTCATTTGACCCACATAGCATCATGCAACGACAGGAAATAAATCATCCGAATCTGAACACCAGAACACTGCCACAACTCTAGAGTTTGTAATACCATGTAAACCTGGGTAACTTTCATCCAAAAACTGAAATGCCACAAATGCATTGGTTACATCTGGGCCTTTTCTGCCCCAGATTCCAAATaccatacatttttttaatcttgctATTTATAATTGGGTCATTTTTGGCTCACGGTGCACTTGCCGTAAATGGTCCTTATGAACTTGGTCCAGAATCCTTGTGTATATGAGCAAATCCACTGGTACTTGAAATCCAAACAGACTTTATCCATCAGTGCATCCCTGCTGTTGCACACATCCCTGGCAATGGTCTTCTAAGAAAAGACATTCCAACGCCATTCCAGGGTCATACAGTTGGGTCAAATTATGAAGCTGGTGTCAAGCTGTTGTATATCCAACAAATGAAGACAGGTAAGACAACTCAAGATACGACAGTGTAGGAGAAACTGGTTTTATTAGAAACTTCTTATCTCCTATCTTAGAGACAGATATTGTATCTTTCTTGGCTCTGTCTTAACACTTTCTATTCAATACTTATCCTTTATATAGATCTCCAGTTGCCTTCCGAAGGAATTCAAATAAAGGTTTCCAAGCAAGATTGCTTCAACCAAGGAGAACAAATGCAGCAATTAGAGTTACATACCTAGTGACAATTTTCATATGCAAAATATTATTGTCTAAGGACACCTGACATTAATAAACATCTGATGTGTTTATGAACTTGTGTAAGACAGTAAACAACACTGCATTATTCAGAAAGATAGAGCAACGGACTATTGAAAAAGGCACGATGGAAGAATCAGGGCAAGGACTTATAAATATTACTTCAAGAACATTCAATTTGGTGCAAAGTGAAAGTATaaggatattattattaaataaagtatcagaaaatgtcagaaaataATGAACAGAAATAGCACAAGGTTAAAATAAGATCTATGCCCacacaacaagaaaaaaaacaaaaacaaaatcttgtCTAAACTGAACTGCAAGAGCACTGAATAATCTAAAAGCATTTGTAgaaagtgaatgtgtgtttgtggctACATCTGACACCAAAACACCTCACACATAAggctaaaacaaagacaacaaagtaattaaattaaaaaaaaaaatgtttttaatgatatGGTGATAAAATATCTGTGTTAGGTTTGACAGGTGCTGCTTCATTATTTTAATACAAATGGCCGAATAGTGTACATTGATATTCAATTGTGTATCCACTTCCTCTAACACTGCAACAACTGAGTTAGAAAATTATTAGCAGGTACCTGATGAGGTTTTCCCCCTCAAGGCGTGTTTCCTCCAGGCAGCTAATGCCTGCTTAGAGGCAAAGGTTTTAAAAGCCCTTaatgtgtctttttttaaaactatcaTTTTGGTTATAGACACTGTATTTAGCTAAAAAAATGTTACTGAATAATAGAATTGTTAATGCAGTGCATactaaagaaaaatataaagtGCCCTCTGTGCTACTCCATCCTCCGCCACGCTAACATAAAAACATGAGCAACATGTATGTGAATATGCATAATGTCTGTTAACTATTCATAGTCAGTAGCAATAAAATCACAC
The sequence above is drawn from the Ictalurus punctatus breed USDA103 chromosome 25, Coco_2.0, whole genome shotgun sequence genome and encodes:
- the LOC108257802 gene encoding uncharacterized protein LOC108257802 isoform X2, encoding MITSKMKQVFLVDPKRCAPVLIMDTKDPEAGMLHGHSAVGLETRGQRKLPALLFAHGILTCACAALCTYTFYKVQRTEEALHKTPLPEDKGIYLNMQKDLKFSTYLNFTVVWNNSLTLEHGSEVMVPLAGPYVFYICALVKGHGTKGNLTLSQGHTNISFELSAQSGTRCVRQQRVISLYEKEKITFSFRNTYDPYLFLQVLKVGLHYLLGAQDFDTPEYDPHA
- the LOC108257802 gene encoding uncharacterized protein LOC108257802 isoform X1, translating into MKRMKARLKDGQRDYFEQGKIGAERQQYFPVFWKLKAFERQCDQGVARPVRSMITSKMKQVFLVDPKRCAPVLIMDTKDPEAGMLHGHSAVGLETRGQRKLPALLFAHGILTCACAALCTYTFYKVQRTEEALHKTPLPEDKGIYLNMQKDLKFSTYLNFTVVWNNSLTLEHGSEVMVPLAGPYVFYICALVKGHGTKGNLTLSQGHTNISFELSAQSGTRCVRQQRVISLYEKEKITFSFRNTYDPYLFLQVLKVGLHYLLGAQDFDTPEYDPHA